Proteins encoded by one window of Rubrobacter indicoceani:
- a CDS encoding MarR family winged helix-turn-helix transcriptional regulator, which yields MTTGRGSRAAGRERLLEDLLLLIPVLSRELGRAWPKKGREIAEITGCEMSGISGGISPGHVQVLISLSGGARSVGAIAEEVGVSSPAVSQLVDRLVEHGMVERRSAGWDGRVVLVDLVPEMQDVARRITAVYRGHLEELMGEMTDEEMRAFVKGAKLLAAGAGNLESAIRNASSAPGGEREGVSAG from the coding sequence TTGACGACGGGGCGGGGATCGAGGGCGGCGGGTCGGGAGCGGCTTCTGGAGGATCTCCTGCTTTTGATCCCGGTTTTGAGTCGGGAGCTTGGGCGGGCGTGGCCGAAGAAGGGTCGGGAGATAGCGGAGATCACGGGCTGTGAGATGTCGGGGATTTCGGGTGGTATCTCGCCGGGTCATGTGCAGGTTTTGATCTCGCTCTCCGGCGGGGCGCGTTCGGTTGGGGCGATAGCCGAGGAGGTCGGGGTATCGTCTCCGGCGGTTTCGCAGCTTGTTGACCGGCTTGTAGAGCACGGCATGGTCGAGCGAAGGTCAGCCGGGTGGGACGGGCGGGTCGTGCTCGTTGATCTCGTGCCGGAGATGCAGGACGTGGCGCGCAGGATAACGGCGGTGTACCGGGGGCATCTGGAAGAGTTGATGGGGGAGATGACCGACGAGGAGATGCGGGCCTTTGTCAAGGGAGCGAAGCTGCTCGCCGCCGGGGCGGGAAACCTGGAGAGTGCGATCAGGAACGCATCGAGCGCGCCCGGAGGGGAAAGAGAGGGGGTGTCGGCCGGATGA
- a CDS encoding efflux RND transporter permease subunit, whose amino-acid sequence MKSIVRWCLGNKSIVILATVLLVVSGAYAATQLNEELLPDIEFPLITVTTIVPGAGPEVVDEQVTQDLESAVEGVEGIESLRATSGQGFSSLLVEFSLDTDTQEALDDVNRALADVALPDQAEDPQVQSQGITAIPVLSTSISAADGDLESLTRYVQDEVVPEIEEVDGVASADLVGGSESQFRVDLDLDALAENGLPPEAVVAAINGANTNSPVGSVKIDGLDTSVRTTSTVTDAEALRDLPVSATSLAGAAGAPGAEETPPEGSIPEGGAASPSGAPAEPVALGELAEVSESSGNLAGISRSNGEPSLSLNIVKERDSNTVEVARGVEAVLDGVRDELGRDQVSIIFNSADDVEESVDGLVEKALLGGALAVLVIFFFLRSLRATLVTAISLPTSILAALLFSWAQDLTLNIITLAGLTIAVGRVVDDAIVVLENSYRYVQRGYEPEEAALRGTTEVASAITSSTLTTIAVFLPLGLVGGIVSEFFLPLSLTVALALLASLVVALTVIPVLISLFISRRVARDPEGARSGSLSSPRRVGTGLRVLVGGAVLLLVSVACAAVAVLVGAVAPEDLLGSTTVLVGAAVLAAVLAAGLIVFLLGAIRSEDRSTSSEPREASEGGVLSAYTGMLWWSLRNRALVVVFAVAAFAGGLAVIPFLSVSFFPPSEENLLSAQVETRSGNGVAQTAAELEPLEDFLLDDADVASYQLSVGGEDPFSSSGSVRPENEAQSFIAIHEDADVNAALERIRDRGDRLYGEDFQVQVLSQGPQTGGLEVSVTGGSEGELRESAATVVEELRGVDGLANVRSDIASETPEITVSVNRDDAAAAGVSPASLAATLGTLLGGSTLDLDGTPVVVGIPESEANTVAAIEDLPTGTGATVGEVATVEERNAPAAIGRADGERAVTVSGTITATDTNAVSAEVESALEELELTGGVTASVGGESEDIAQSFRDLLLSIVIALVIVYLVLVLFFRSLVVPLVILLAVPLTTVGAFGALLVTGTTLSVPSLLGVLLLIGIVVANAILLVDFVINAGRESATLDEAIVEAGRARLRPILMTALATIFALVPLALGLGGGGNVLISSSLAIPVIGGLITSTLLTLIVVPVGYSLLREPRRKHRPEPPVGEYRREDAGNETLPYKTEPENGRGERQ is encoded by the coding sequence ATGAAGAGCATCGTGCGCTGGTGCCTGGGCAACAAGTCCATAGTAATACTCGCGACCGTCCTGCTCGTCGTGAGCGGGGCCTACGCCGCCACTCAACTCAACGAAGAGCTTCTGCCCGACATCGAGTTCCCGCTTATAACCGTAACGACCATAGTTCCCGGGGCCGGGCCGGAGGTTGTAGACGAGCAGGTAACGCAGGACCTTGAAAGCGCGGTCGAAGGCGTCGAGGGGATAGAGAGCCTGCGCGCCACCTCCGGGCAGGGATTTTCGAGCCTGCTCGTGGAGTTCAGCCTAGACACCGACACGCAGGAGGCGCTGGACGACGTGAACCGCGCGCTCGCCGACGTGGCGTTGCCGGATCAGGCCGAAGACCCGCAGGTGCAGAGCCAGGGGATCACGGCGATACCCGTCCTGAGCACCTCTATCTCCGCCGCCGACGGCGACCTCGAAAGCCTGACCCGCTATGTGCAGGACGAAGTGGTTCCGGAGATAGAAGAGGTGGACGGCGTCGCCAGCGCGGATCTCGTCGGCGGCTCCGAGAGCCAGTTCCGCGTTGACCTGGACCTCGACGCGCTAGCGGAGAACGGGCTTCCGCCCGAGGCCGTCGTGGCCGCTATAAACGGAGCGAACACGAACTCCCCGGTCGGGAGCGTGAAGATAGACGGCCTCGATACCTCCGTCAGGACGACGAGCACCGTAACGGACGCCGAAGCGTTGCGAGACCTGCCCGTAAGCGCGACCTCTCTCGCCGGAGCGGCGGGCGCACCCGGCGCGGAGGAAACACCACCCGAAGGCTCCATACCAGAAGGCGGCGCGGCATCCCCGTCAGGCGCACCAGCGGAGCCGGTCGCGCTCGGGGAGCTTGCCGAGGTCAGTGAATCTTCGGGGAATCTCGCCGGGATCTCCCGAAGCAACGGCGAGCCGAGCCTCAGCCTGAACATCGTCAAGGAGCGCGACTCCAACACCGTCGAGGTGGCTCGGGGCGTAGAGGCGGTACTCGACGGCGTTCGCGACGAGCTCGGGCGGGATCAGGTCAGCATCATCTTTAACTCCGCAGACGATGTGGAGGAGTCCGTTGACGGCCTGGTGGAGAAAGCCCTGCTCGGCGGCGCGCTCGCCGTCCTCGTTATCTTTTTCTTTCTGCGTTCCCTGCGGGCGACGCTTGTGACGGCCATCTCGCTTCCGACCTCGATCCTCGCGGCCCTGCTCTTCTCGTGGGCGCAGGATCTCACCCTCAACATCATCACCCTGGCCGGGCTGACCATCGCCGTCGGGCGGGTAGTGGACGACGCGATAGTCGTGCTGGAGAACTCCTACCGCTACGTGCAGCGGGGCTACGAACCGGAAGAAGCGGCCCTGCGCGGCACGACGGAGGTTGCCTCGGCGATCACCTCCTCCACCCTGACGACTATCGCGGTCTTTCTGCCGCTCGGCCTCGTCGGGGGGATAGTGAGCGAGTTCTTTCTGCCGCTGAGCCTGACGGTCGCGCTGGCGTTGCTTGCCTCTCTGGTCGTCGCCCTGACGGTTATTCCCGTCCTGATCAGCCTCTTTATCTCCCGCAGGGTAGCCCGCGACCCGGAGGGCGCGCGGTCGGGCTCTTTGTCTTCGCCCCGCAGGGTCGGTACCGGACTCAGGGTGCTTGTAGGCGGGGCGGTGCTACTGCTCGTGAGCGTCGCCTGCGCCGCTGTCGCCGTGCTTGTGGGGGCGGTCGCGCCGGAGGACTTGCTCGGCTCGACCACCGTGCTCGTCGGGGCCGCCGTTCTGGCCGCCGTGCTCGCAGCGGGGCTGATTGTGTTCCTTCTCGGGGCGATTCGCTCCGAAGATCGCAGCACCTCTTCGGAACCCCGCGAAGCCTCGGAGGGCGGCGTTCTGTCGGCGTACACCGGCATGCTCTGGTGGAGCCTCAGAAACCGCGCCCTCGTCGTTGTCTTTGCGGTCGCAGCCTTTGCCGGGGGGCTGGCCGTTATACCGTTTCTCTCCGTGAGCTTCTTTCCGCCGAGCGAGGAGAACCTGCTCTCGGCACAGGTCGAGACCCGTTCGGGCAACGGCGTAGCGCAGACCGCAGCCGAACTGGAGCCGCTGGAGGACTTTCTGCTGGACGACGCCGACGTAGCCAGCTACCAGCTCTCCGTCGGCGGGGAAGACCCGTTCTCGTCGAGCGGGAGCGTCAGGCCGGAGAACGAGGCTCAGTCCTTTATCGCCATACACGAGGATGCCGACGTAAACGCCGCGCTGGAACGCATCCGGGACAGAGGCGACCGGCTCTACGGCGAGGATTTCCAGGTTCAGGTTCTCTCTCAAGGCCCGCAGACCGGGGGCCTCGAAGTGAGCGTAACGGGCGGCAGCGAAGGGGAACTCCGCGAGTCCGCCGCCACCGTTGTCGAAGAGCTTCGCGGTGTGGACGGTTTGGCGAACGTCCGGAGCGACATAGCCAGCGAGACGCCCGAGATCACGGTCTCCGTGAACAGGGACGACGCTGCCGCCGCCGGGGTCTCCCCTGCGAGCCTCGCCGCAACGCTCGGGACGCTGCTCGGCGGCTCGACCCTTGACCTGGACGGCACGCCGGTCGTGGTCGGGATACCGGAGAGCGAGGCGAACACCGTCGCCGCAATAGAAGACCTGCCGACCGGAACCGGAGCCACCGTCGGAGAGGTCGCGACGGTCGAGGAAAGGAACGCCCCGGCGGCCATCGGACGCGCCGACGGCGAGCGGGCCGTAACGGTCTCCGGGACGATCACGGCGACCGACACAAACGCCGTCTCGGCGGAGGTCGAGAGCGCGCTCGAAGAACTCGAACTCACGGGCGGCGTAACCGCCTCGGTCGGGGGCGAGTCGGAGGACATCGCCCAGAGCTTCCGGGATCTCCTGCTCTCCATCGTTATCGCGCTCGTTATCGTCTACCTCGTGCTGGTCCTGTTCTTCCGGTCGCTCGTCGTGCCGCTCGTTATCCTGCTCGCCGTCCCGCTCACGACGGTCGGGGCTTTCGGGGCACTGCTCGTAACCGGAACCACGCTCAGCGTCCCGTCCCTGCTCGGGGTTCTGCTCCTGATCGGGATAGTCGTCGCCAACGCTATCCTTCTCGTCGACTTCGTGATAAACGCCGGGCGGGAGAGCGCAACTCTCGACGAAGCGATAGTCGAGGCCGGACGCGCCCGACTCAGGCCGATCCTCATGACCGCGCTGGCGACGATCTTCGCCCTTGTCCCGCTCGCCCTCGGCCTCGGCGGCGGCGGGAACGTCCTGATATCGAGCAGCCTCGCCATCCCGGTGATAGGCGGTCTGATCACCTCGACGCTCCTTACCCTGATCGTCGTCCCGGTCGGTTACTCGCTCCTGCGCGAACCGCGCCGCAAGCACCGGCCCGAGCCTCCCGTCGGAGAGTACCGAAGGGAGGATGCGGGTAACGAAACCCTGCCTTACAAGACCGAACCGGAAAACGGCAGGGGGGAACGCCAGTGA
- a CDS encoding protein kinase domain-containing protein yields the protein MTTRQHTTEGGRILEAPVGTVLGRRYRVISTLGSGGMAVVYKAEDSILGRTVALKTLHARYAEMPTFRKRFRHEARAMASLDHQNIVKVYDISHDGEVPFIVAECVSGQDVGGLLAEKRGRLTEQAARRIAEQLLDALAYAHRRGIIHRDIKPSNIMITPGGTVKVADFGIARIVEDEDSVEPGEIIGSARYMSPEQLRGREATERSDLYSVGIVLYHLLAGRPPFSGDLESLAKQQMNDTPKPLRRVNKKVSPSMEAVVMKALEKDPNDRYPSATAMLDDLEDGFSAHTAGGRKEVVKKSRKTRVRLAAAFAMVAVVLGGATAVGATGLGYVDFGSGEGGEGGSESAVNAVNAVRNSTPEAPDTAASETAASGAGAVTNAANTRNTGARQLLPVPQVSPYFDYSAEEILVNRGFRVQVVYEYQPGFADRGVAWGTEPAAGELAPEGSVVTVFATPKDLFQPQIQQ from the coding sequence TTGACTACGAGGCAGCACACGACTGAAGGTGGGAGAATACTGGAAGCCCCGGTTGGAACGGTCCTCGGTCGAAGATACAGGGTAATCAGTACTCTGGGCTCCGGTGGGATGGCCGTAGTCTACAAGGCGGAGGATTCTATTCTGGGGCGCACGGTGGCCCTGAAGACCCTCCACGCCCGCTACGCCGAGATGCCAACCTTCCGAAAGCGGTTCCGGCACGAGGCGCGGGCTATGGCTTCTCTGGATCACCAGAACATCGTCAAGGTCTACGACATCTCGCACGACGGCGAGGTACCGTTTATCGTGGCGGAGTGCGTAAGCGGGCAGGACGTGGGCGGGCTTCTGGCCGAGAAGCGCGGTCGTCTGACGGAGCAGGCGGCGCGCAGAATAGCGGAGCAGCTTCTGGACGCTCTGGCTTACGCGCATCGGCGGGGGATCATCCACCGCGATATCAAGCCGTCGAACATAATGATAACGCCGGGCGGCACGGTAAAGGTCGCGGACTTCGGCATAGCCCGCATCGTCGAGGACGAGGACTCGGTGGAGCCGGGTGAAATCATCGGCAGCGCGCGCTACATGTCGCCGGAGCAGCTCAGGGGCCGGGAGGCGACCGAGCGGAGCGACCTGTACTCGGTCGGCATCGTCCTCTACCACCTGCTCGCCGGTCGGCCGCCGTTCTCCGGCGATCTGGAGAGCCTCGCCAAACAGCAGATGAACGACACCCCGAAGCCGCTCCGCAGGGTGAACAAGAAGGTCTCGCCGAGCATGGAAGCCGTTGTGATGAAGGCCCTCGAGAAAGACCCGAATGACCGCTACCCGTCGGCAACGGCGATGCTGGACGATCTCGAAGACGGCTTCTCGGCTCACACGGCTGGCGGCAGGAAAGAGGTCGTCAAGAAGTCAAGAAAGACACGGGTCCGGCTGGCGGCGGCGTTTGCGATGGTCGCAGTCGTACTCGGCGGGGCGACGGCGGTCGGGGCGACGGGCCTCGGTTACGTGGACTTCGGGAGCGGAGAGGGCGGCGAAGGCGGCTCGGAGTCCGCGGTGAACGCGGTGAACGCCGTCAGGAACAGCACCCCGGAGGCTCCGGATACGGCGGCCTCCGAGACCGCGGCCAGCGGCGCCGGCGCCGTCACGAACGCCGCAAACACCCGGAACACCGGGGCGAGACAACTGCTTCCGGTGCCGCAGGTCAGCCCGTACTTCGACTACTCGGCGGAAGAGATTCTTGTAAACCGGGGCTTCCGGGTGCAGGTGGTCTACGAATACCAGCCCGGTTTCGCAGACCGGGGCGTGGCGTGGGGCACGGAGCCCGCCGCCGGAGAACTCGCGCCGGAGGGCTCGGTCGTAACCGTCTTCGCGACGCCTAAAGACCTTTTCCAGCCGCAGATCCAGCAATAA
- a CDS encoding DUF4870 domain-containing protein, which translates to MQQGPEDRPDYGNYGRHPEPGDESYGYRGSEHETRGMMQGKSSMSPQDEKTWSILSHLSVLTGLVGLMPFGALIVWLVYKDRSPRVGFHALQSLWYQLAWIVILIVGWSITFILSLILIGFLLIPVMAIASVVPFVHGCYAAYRVSQGVDYRYPFIADRIDGGRGRTAAR; encoded by the coding sequence ATGCAGCAAGGACCGGAAGACAGGCCGGACTACGGAAACTACGGTCGGCACCCGGAGCCGGGCGACGAGAGCTACGGCTACCGAGGCTCCGAACACGAAACTCGCGGCATGATGCAGGGTAAAAGCTCCATGAGCCCGCAGGACGAGAAAACCTGGTCGATCCTCTCGCACCTGAGCGTCCTCACCGGGCTCGTGGGGCTGATGCCGTTCGGCGCGCTTATCGTCTGGCTTGTCTACAAGGACCGCTCACCGAGGGTCGGCTTCCACGCCCTTCAGTCCCTCTGGTATCAGCTTGCGTGGATCGTGATCCTTATAGTCGGGTGGTCCATAACGTTTATCCTGAGCCTGATCCTTATAGGCTTCCTGCTCATCCCCGTAATGGCGATCGCAAGCGTCGTACCGTTTGTCCACGGCTGCTACGCCGCCTATAGGGTAAGCCAGGGCGTTGACTACCGCTACCCCTTTATCGCCGACAGGATAGACGGCGGACGCGGCAGAACCGCCGCCCGCTAG
- a CDS encoding amino acid ABC transporter permease (The N-terminal region of this protein, as described by TIGR01726, is a three transmembrane segment that identifies a subfamily of ABC transporter permease subunits, which specificities that include histidine, arginine, glutamine, glutamate, L-cystine (sic), the opines (in Agrobacterium) octopine and nopaline, etc.) codes for MPEWWPPVEFDPSQFNPERISSYYLDFSIVFDNWQAILQALLITITLALLAEVIGIALGLALSLLKISRSKLLSFPAQLYIDLFRGTPLLVQITIIYFALAPVGIRFSSLFFAGLTALALNSAAYVAEIFRSGIQSIDKGQMEAGRASGLSYAQTMRHIIVPQAFRRVIPPLTNEFVMLIKDTSLVSVIGLAELLRAARVLQSATFNGTPLIAIALLYLAICLPLIYLTNILERRLNRRTA; via the coding sequence ATGCCCGAGTGGTGGCCGCCCGTCGAGTTCGACCCGAGCCAGTTCAACCCCGAGAGGATCTCCAGCTACTACCTCGACTTCTCGATAGTCTTCGACAACTGGCAGGCGATCCTCCAGGCTCTGCTTATTACGATCACCCTTGCGCTGCTCGCGGAGGTTATCGGCATCGCGCTCGGCCTCGCCCTCTCGCTTTTGAAGATCAGCCGCTCGAAGCTCCTGTCGTTCCCCGCGCAACTCTACATCGACCTTTTCCGGGGAACGCCGCTTCTGGTGCAGATCACGATAATCTACTTTGCCCTCGCCCCGGTCGGCATCCGGTTTTCAAGCCTCTTCTTCGCCGGGCTCACGGCCCTCGCCCTGAACTCCGCCGCCTACGTTGCGGAAATCTTCCGCAGCGGCATCCAGTCAATAGACAAGGGCCAGATGGAGGCCGGACGCGCCTCCGGCCTCTCCTACGCCCAGACGATGCGCCACATCATCGTTCCGCAGGCTTTCAGGCGGGTTATACCGCCCCTGACCAACGAGTTCGTGATGCTTATAAAGGACACTTCGCTTGTAAGCGTGATCGGTCTTGCGGAGCTTTTGCGGGCGGCGCGGGTTCTTCAGTCGGCGACCTTCAACGGGACACCGCTTATCGCCATCGCGCTGCTGTACCTGGCGATATGCCTGCCCCTGATCTACCTCACCAACATCCTGGAGCGCCGCCTGAACCGTCGCACGGCTTAG
- a CDS encoding basic amino acid ABC transporter substrate-binding protein: protein MAKKLRLTVLAALFLASGSLAACGGGGGSESGDSGGEEGGGSGGGETLTIASDIAYRPFEFDQGGEPVGFDIDLMNEIGNRAGFTPEYQNVTFDGIIPGLGSNLYDAAISAMTITPEREEQIDFSDPYFDADQSLMVPEASDVESVEEGLESSVVGVQIGTTGASQAEGFQQDGLIGEVRTFDTIEDAFSALDNGQVDAVINDLPVSQDRVNQSDGALKLVQTIPTGEQYGIAFPQDSDMVEPVNQALQEIKDDGTYAEIYEEWIGRAPESIPGEETTGE, encoded by the coding sequence GTGGCGAAGAAGCTGAGGTTGACGGTGCTCGCAGCTCTGTTTCTGGCCTCCGGGTCGCTTGCGGCCTGTGGCGGCGGGGGTGGCAGTGAAAGCGGCGACTCTGGTGGCGAAGAAGGCGGCGGTTCGGGTGGCGGGGAGACGTTGACTATAGCCTCGGACATCGCCTACCGGCCTTTTGAGTTCGATCAGGGCGGCGAGCCGGTCGGCTTCGACATAGACCTGATGAACGAAATAGGCAACCGCGCGGGCTTCACACCCGAGTACCAGAACGTTACCTTCGACGGCATCATCCCCGGCCTCGGCTCCAACCTCTACGACGCGGCCATAAGCGCGATGACCATAACGCCCGAGCGCGAGGAGCAGATAGACTTCTCCGACCCGTACTTCGACGCCGACCAGTCGCTGATGGTCCCGGAGGCTTCGGATGTGGAGAGCGTTGAAGAGGGCCTTGAAAGCTCGGTCGTGGGGGTTCAGATCGGCACGACCGGCGCGTCCCAGGCCGAAGGGTTCCAGCAGGACGGGTTGATCGGCGAAGTCCGCACCTTCGACACCATCGAGGACGCGTTCTCCGCGCTCGACAACGGTCAGGTGGACGCCGTCATAAACGACCTTCCGGTAAGCCAGGACCGGGTCAACCAGTCCGACGGGGCGCTCAAGCTGGTCCAGACCATCCCGACGGGCGAGCAGTACGGCATCGCCTTCCCGCAAGACAGCGACATGGTGGAGCCGGTCAACCAGGCGTTGCAGGAGATAAAGGACGATGGAACCTACGCCGAGATCTACGAAGAGTGGATCGGACGCGCACCGGAGTCCATCCCCGGTGAAGAGACGACAGGCGAGTAA
- a CDS encoding ArgE/DapE family deacylase, with the protein MPDEKLARRVSTAAEARRPDAERLLGDLVRIPSVTGNEGAVQRRIEREMLARNLTVDRWEATPEEIAPYIEHVGEQARHKARPNLLGVRTGVGGGRSILLNAHIDTVEAGDAATWSRDPFSGAASGGFVQGRGSCDMKGGLVTFLLALDVLDDLGLRLAGDVLVNSVVGEEDGGLGALSTVLRGHRADAVLISEPTRLACVVAQGGSVMFRLAVPGRSTHAAVRNEGVSAFEAFLPLYDALLDLEEERNAALSHLLYDHLTDKVPINVGVVRAGNWASTVPESLTAEVRAGLIPGETLDDFKRTLEERLRSVCETDDWLAENPPELRYLGGQFAPSEISSKADISAAVLRAHRAVTGKDAPVEGVAYGSDMRHFVNTGGMPCVMYGAGDLADAHAPDEKIRTEDLLTAAKTCALLLVDWCGPPNR; encoded by the coding sequence ATGCCAGACGAAAAGCTAGCACGGAGGGTCTCCACCGCCGCGGAAGCCCGTCGCCCGGACGCCGAGCGGCTTCTCGGAGACCTGGTCCGCATCCCGTCCGTGACGGGCAACGAGGGTGCGGTGCAGCGACGCATCGAACGCGAGATGCTCGCCCGAAACCTCACCGTGGACCGCTGGGAGGCGACCCCGGAAGAGATCGCACCATACATAGAACACGTCGGGGAGCAGGCCCGCCACAAGGCCCGCCCGAACCTGCTCGGGGTGCGTACCGGGGTCGGCGGCGGACGCTCCATCCTCCTGAACGCTCACATAGACACCGTCGAGGCGGGGGACGCCGCAACGTGGAGCCGCGACCCCTTCTCGGGTGCGGCCTCGGGCGGCTTCGTGCAAGGACGCGGCTCCTGTGACATGAAGGGCGGCCTCGTTACGTTCCTGCTCGCGCTCGACGTTCTGGACGACCTCGGCCTGCGGCTGGCCGGGGATGTGCTCGTGAACAGCGTGGTCGGGGAGGAGGACGGCGGGCTCGGCGCGCTCTCGACGGTGCTGCGCGGCCACCGGGCCGACGCGGTGCTTATCTCCGAACCGACCCGGCTTGCGTGCGTCGTGGCGCAGGGCGGCTCGGTGATGTTCCGCCTCGCCGTACCCGGACGCTCGACCCACGCCGCCGTCAGAAACGAGGGTGTATCGGCCTTTGAGGCGTTTCTGCCGCTCTACGATGCGCTGCTCGACCTCGAAGAAGAACGGAACGCCGCGCTCTCGCACTTGCTCTACGACCACCTGACGGACAAGGTTCCGATAAACGTCGGGGTCGTGCGGGCCGGAAACTGGGCCTCGACCGTACCGGAATCCCTGACCGCCGAGGTGCGGGCCGGGCTTATCCCCGGCGAAACCCTCGACGACTTCAAGCGAACGCTGGAAGAGAGGCTGCGCTCGGTCTGTGAAACGGACGACTGGCTTGCGGAAAACCCCCCCGAGCTCAGGTACCTCGGCGGGCAGTTCGCCCCGTCCGAGATCTCTTCGAAGGCGGATATAAGCGCCGCCGTTCTGCGAGCGCACCGGGCCGTCACCGGAAAAGACGCCCCGGTGGAGGGCGTCGCTTACGGCTCGGACATGCGCCACTTCGTAAACACCGGGGGGATGCCGTGCGTAATGTACGGCGCCGGAGACCTCGCCGACGCGCATGCCCCCGACGAAAAAATCCGCACCGAAGACCTGCTGACGGCCGCCAAAACCTGCGCCCTGCTTCTTGTGGACTGGTGCGGCCCCCCGAACCGCTGA
- a CDS encoding amino acid ABC transporter ATP-binding protein produces MIEFRDVNKSFGDFEVLKNIDFAVEEGEVVVVIGPSGSGKSTLLRCINALEEISSGELTVDGIRVHDSKTDLNTLRSEIGFVFQQFNLYPHMTIAQNIRLAPTRVKKVSKAEADERCRRLLARVGISEQADKYPEGLSGGQQQRVAIARGLAMEPRIMLFDEPTSALDPEMIGEVLDVMADLAKGGMTMVCVTHEMGFARRVADRVIFMDEGRIVETGTPEHFFESPENERAKRFLGQILN; encoded by the coding sequence ATCATCGAGTTCAGGGACGTAAACAAATCCTTCGGGGACTTCGAGGTTCTGAAGAACATAGACTTCGCCGTCGAGGAGGGTGAGGTCGTGGTCGTTATCGGGCCTTCGGGGAGCGGCAAGTCCACGCTGCTGCGCTGCATAAACGCGCTGGAGGAGATATCGTCCGGCGAGCTTACGGTAGACGGCATCCGGGTGCACGATAGCAAGACCGACCTGAACACCCTGCGCTCGGAGATAGGCTTTGTCTTTCAGCAGTTCAACCTCTACCCGCACATGACCATCGCCCAGAACATCCGGCTCGCCCCGACGCGGGTAAAGAAGGTCTCGAAGGCCGAGGCCGACGAGCGGTGCAGACGGCTGCTCGCGCGGGTAGGCATCTCCGAGCAGGCGGACAAGTACCCGGAGGGGCTTTCGGGCGGTCAGCAGCAGCGCGTAGCTATCGCCCGGGGGCTTGCGATGGAACCGCGCATCATGCTCTTCGACGAGCCGACGAGCGCTCTGGACCCGGAGATGATCGGGGAGGTCCTGGACGTTATGGCCGACCTGGCAAAAGGCGGCATGACGATGGTCTGCGTTACCCACGAGATGGGTTTCGCCCGGCGCGTCGCGGACCGGGTGATCTTCATGGACGAAGGCCGCATCGTGGAGACCGGAACCCCCGAACATTTCTTTGAGAGCCCAGAGAACGAACGCGCAAAGAGGTTCCTCGGGCAGATCCTCAACTAG